One stretch of Schlesneria sp. DSM 10557 DNA includes these proteins:
- a CDS encoding phosphotriesterase yields MNSDLEEREVITVLGTIRPEEMGITQTHEHLFLDAMDHYFGYEYVIDDEDLIAREVQEFLSRGGRTICDVTLDEIGRNPQALARLSKRVGMNILMGCGWYREFGYPKIVEELTSRELADVLVREIEVGVGDTGIRAGFIGEIGTGRHFIKPGEERVFRASALAQQRTGVAITTHTTRWGTLAMEQIAMLEEFGADLSRVIIGHLGDRIGVHHLLPIAEKGVYLEIDNIGYLDYQPEYVRADNAAELIKAGFGDRVLLSEDICTLKHLKYVGGKGYGYLLEVFIPLLRERGITDEQIHQVLVTNPARVFSRKVPHAK; encoded by the coding sequence ATGAACAGCGACCTGGAAGAGCGTGAGGTCATTACCGTCCTGGGGACGATACGACCGGAAGAAATGGGGATTACCCAAACCCATGAGCACTTATTTCTTGACGCCATGGATCATTACTTCGGTTATGAATATGTGATCGATGACGAAGACCTGATCGCTCGGGAAGTGCAGGAATTTCTCAGCCGGGGTGGTCGGACGATCTGTGATGTGACGCTGGACGAGATTGGTCGTAATCCGCAGGCGCTGGCCCGGCTTTCCAAACGGGTCGGGATGAACATCCTGATGGGATGTGGCTGGTATCGCGAGTTCGGCTATCCGAAAATCGTCGAAGAGCTAACCAGTCGTGAACTGGCCGACGTGCTGGTTCGTGAGATCGAAGTCGGTGTTGGTGATACGGGCATCCGGGCGGGTTTTATTGGGGAAATCGGTACGGGACGGCATTTCATCAAGCCGGGCGAAGAGCGTGTCTTCCGGGCGTCAGCACTGGCTCAACAGCGAACCGGCGTTGCAATCACCACGCATACCACCCGCTGGGGAACGCTGGCGATGGAACAGATCGCCATGCTGGAAGAGTTCGGAGCGGATCTCTCACGCGTCATCATCGGTCATCTGGGTGATCGAATTGGCGTGCATCATCTGCTGCCGATTGCCGAGAAAGGGGTCTATCTCGAAATCGATAATATCGGTTACCTCGATTATCAGCCCGAGTACGTTCGGGCAGACAATGCTGCGGAGCTCATCAAGGCCGGGTTTGGTGACCGGGTTCTGCTTTCCGAAGACATTTGCACGCTGAAGCATCTGAAGTATGTCGGGGGTAAAGGGTATGGTTATCTGCTGGAAGTCTTCATCCCCCTGCTGCGTGAGCGAGGGATCACCGACGAGCAGATCCATCAGGTGCTGGTGACCAATCCCGCCCGCGTCTTTTCCCGGAAAGTACCTCATGCCAAGTAA
- a CDS encoding LysR family transcriptional regulator, with translation MARTYRYKDMQLAQLRSFCLTARERNFTLAARQLGVSASTVWEQLRALERTLDCSLLRREGRSIELTPEGHVLLEIIQPHVEAIDSLKRLFDVGRAQLAPHLSIASSQYLLRFHLPEPIQEFTTTFPNVQLQIQLPSAQHLVSVVEQRTADIAICAFEPEEPRSDVLTYEPILELPLQLLTSKKHPLARKKVVELADLAQYPVILPAGGAIARKLIDRLLRRHNLTGRLQIVMEAPMFDITQQYVEMGVGVGLMHIKVPPKALDHLHAREMHESQTPLSIAMVVRRHGNLPQTVLDFQQIVRKTFADAR, from the coding sequence ATGGCTCGCACTTACCGATATAAGGATATGCAACTCGCGCAGCTTCGGAGTTTTTGCCTGACTGCGCGCGAGCGAAATTTCACGCTCGCGGCCCGACAACTTGGTGTATCGGCATCGACCGTCTGGGAACAATTGCGGGCACTGGAGCGGACGCTTGATTGTTCGCTGCTGCGGCGCGAAGGGCGTTCGATCGAGCTCACCCCCGAAGGCCATGTCCTGCTGGAAATCATTCAGCCGCACGTCGAAGCGATCGATTCACTCAAACGCCTGTTTGATGTGGGACGTGCCCAGCTTGCTCCCCACCTGTCGATTGCATCGTCCCAGTACCTGCTGCGCTTCCACTTGCCAGAGCCCATTCAGGAATTTACGACGACGTTCCCAAACGTCCAGCTTCAGATCCAGCTCCCTTCTGCCCAGCATCTGGTCTCGGTCGTGGAACAACGAACGGCGGACATCGCCATCTGTGCCTTTGAACCGGAAGAACCGCGCAGCGATGTGCTGACATACGAGCCGATTCTGGAACTCCCGCTGCAATTACTGACATCGAAGAAGCACCCGCTGGCGCGCAAGAAGGTCGTCGAGTTAGCCGACCTGGCCCAGTACCCTGTCATTCTTCCGGCAGGAGGAGCAATCGCGCGGAAGCTGATCGATCGCCTGCTGAGACGCCATAATCTGACGGGACGGCTGCAGATTGTGATGGAAGCCCCCATGTTTGACATCACCCAGCAATATGTCGAAATGGGGGTGGGTGTCGGGCTGATGCACATCAAAGTCCCTCCCAAGGCACTCGATCATCTTCACGCGCGCGAAATGCACGAGTCTCAAACGCCGTTATCCATCGCAATGGTCGTACGCCGCCACGGAAACCTGCCCCAAACCGTTCTCGACTTCCAGCAGATCGTCCGGAAAACGTTTGCGGACGCCAGGTGA
- a CDS encoding DUF1501 domain-containing protein: MIHRRDAMLRMGMAAGGALTLPGLLAHEKAQASQSPSPSARSCIFLFMWGGQPQQDMWDMKPDAPSGVRSPFQPIPTVTPGIFLGDQLPNTARHADKFSIVRSINHTATDHGVSVFHAMTGRAMVPPRTFPANDRRRTDFPSIGSMFSYLGEKSAIPASFSIPRPVAHDGLRYAGTHAGFLGSLHDPVELGQVYNHVEVGPRLDEAKSAIPLTLPDDISVARLQARTGLLKLLEQQDRAMQQNSGMRAYGGVYEDAYRLLNSTAVKQALDLERVPAATRDRYGRNEYGESFLTARRLVEAGVRMVTVNWMFITPAAKVYNVWDAHGGLGDLEYGATGYGMLKAHYCLPAFDKAYAALLDDLSESGLLDETLVSCVGEFGRTPQINGANGRDHWPFCYSGVLAGGGIKGGTIYGASDKVAAYVKENPVTPGDYLATVCQACGLDPAREVHDLEGRPFKICDGEPITDILS, translated from the coding sequence ATGATTCACCGACGTGACGCAATGCTGCGGATGGGAATGGCCGCTGGTGGTGCGCTGACACTTCCGGGATTGCTGGCTCATGAAAAGGCCCAGGCCAGCCAATCACCTTCCCCCTCCGCTCGATCCTGTATTTTCCTGTTCATGTGGGGCGGACAGCCCCAACAGGATATGTGGGATATGAAGCCTGATGCCCCGTCAGGCGTGCGAAGTCCGTTTCAGCCGATTCCGACCGTAACACCGGGAATCTTTCTCGGCGATCAGTTACCGAATACAGCGCGGCACGCGGACAAGTTTTCGATCGTCCGCTCAATCAACCATACTGCGACGGATCACGGCGTTTCGGTCTTTCACGCGATGACCGGTCGCGCAATGGTTCCTCCCCGCACGTTCCCCGCGAATGACCGCCGCCGCACCGACTTTCCGTCCATCGGTTCGATGTTTTCGTACCTGGGCGAAAAGTCTGCAATTCCCGCCAGCTTCTCGATCCCTCGACCCGTCGCACATGACGGGCTGCGCTATGCGGGGACGCACGCAGGCTTTCTCGGATCACTTCACGACCCGGTCGAACTTGGCCAGGTCTACAACCACGTCGAAGTCGGTCCGCGGCTTGACGAAGCCAAGTCCGCGATCCCCCTGACGCTGCCGGATGATATTTCCGTCGCCCGCCTGCAGGCCCGCACCGGTTTGCTGAAGCTGCTGGAGCAGCAGGACCGGGCCATGCAGCAAAATAGCGGGATGCGAGCTTACGGCGGTGTCTACGAGGACGCCTACCGTCTGCTGAACTCGACAGCGGTGAAACAGGCACTCGATCTGGAACGTGTCCCCGCCGCGACCCGCGATCGCTACGGACGCAATGAGTACGGTGAAAGCTTCCTCACCGCCCGGCGACTTGTCGAAGCGGGTGTCCGCATGGTGACGGTCAACTGGATGTTCATTACCCCCGCCGCCAAAGTCTATAATGTCTGGGACGCACACGGTGGCCTGGGTGACCTGGAATACGGCGCGACCGGCTATGGGATGCTGAAAGCACATTACTGCCTTCCCGCCTTCGATAAAGCCTATGCGGCCCTGCTGGATGATCTGTCCGAAAGCGGGCTGCTCGACGAAACCCTCGTTTCCTGCGTGGGCGAATTCGGCCGCACCCCTCAGATTAACGGCGCGAATGGCCGAGACCACTGGCCGTTCTGCTATTCCGGAGTGCTGGCTGGAGGGGGTATCAAAGGGGGAACGATCTACGGGGCCAGCGATAAGGTCGCCGCTTATGTCAAAGAAAATCCGGTGACTCCCGGTGACTACCTGGCCACGGTCTGCCAAGCGTGTGGTCTGGACCCCGCCCGCGAAGTCCACGATCTCGAAGGCCGCCCCTTCAAAATCTGCGACGGCGAACCGATCACCGACATCCTGAGCTGA